From Nymphaea colorata isolate Beijing-Zhang1983 chromosome 6, ASM883128v2, whole genome shotgun sequence, a single genomic window includes:
- the LOC116256152 gene encoding probable LRR receptor-like serine/threonine-protein kinase PAM74 isoform X1, which yields MANFMRMLVVLPLFMALCVVSAYAQPLVSVDCGRTGTSVGYLGLTWSGDEQYVQTGQIGTIKIDKSTLIPPLATLRYFPTGKKNCYTFPGIGQGSKILIRAWFTYGNYDGLSSPPVFSLQFDGNSWSDVTTSLNSTAIAEMIYVTKVDNVSLCVAQTRPQNVPFISCLEIRRLGAKMYTGMDVDRPLQLIGRYAYGSNSVVRYPDDTYDRGWLFISDETSLGLTTITSSSNLMTTRLVDQPPAAVLRQAVTPSSSSASKLVVPILITSAVPVPHYVVFYFLEVSDNGSRAFTFLIDDKIFYSQSISPNRTVLEIYNPNVNLSASSVFTLVRDNGSALPPSINAAEFYRIGDYFVSGTESLDVKALGEFQRSYVQLQAWSGDPCLPIGYAWDWINCSSDPAPRVTALKLSGYGLTGSLADFSGLTALQTIDLHNNSLSGNIPEFLGKFTFLTELNLADNQFNGSVPSSLTSNSKIHLNISGNNLSGNSSDTTNKKKSHAGIIAGAVIASFLFLLLVILAVFCIFKKKPSTAGESITGDDPKQPHFVEPKFNQSFTYAEIQEITNNFEKPIGEGGSGNVYYGRLANGTEVAVKEIKESLPRGTKEFVSEVELLMTVHHKCLVSFVGYCNESGKLILLYEYMSGGNLRQLLSGRASTPVILTWEARLQMALNVATGLDYLHSGCHPAIIHRDVKTTNILLNGKKEAKVADFGLSKAGSRDDVTHLSTVVAGTPGYIDPEYYSTNLVTKKSDVYSFGVVLFELMTGCPPFFNVSDERFHIVQWATARLVRGDIHNVADPKLRGQYNVNSMWKVADIAMSCTSQASRTRPHMSDVVNQLREAVEVETYQQTTDTSFTEVQHSSSSNEFSSSSMGTSYLPPAR from the exons ATGGCGAACTTCATGAGAATGCTGGTGGTGCTGCCTCTGTTCATGGCCCTCTGTGTTGTCTCCGCATATGCTCAGC CCCTTGTGAGTGTCGATTGTGGAAGAACTGGTACGTCTGTTGGTTACCTTGGCTTGACATGGTCTGGAGATGAGCAGTACGTACAGACCGGCCAAATCGGAACAATTAAGATCGACAAAAGTACCCTCATACCACCACTGGCCACACTCCGCTACTTCCCTACAGGAAAGAAGAACTGTTACACTTTCCCGGGCATCGGCCAGGGAAGCAAGATCCTCATTCGTGCCTGGTTTACCTATGGCAACTACGACGGCTTATCGTCTCCCCCTGTGTTCAGCCTCCAGTTTGACGGCAATTCTTGGAGCGACGTTACCACTTCTTTGAACAGCACAGCTATTGCCGAGATGATCTATGTCACCAAAGTTGATAATGTTAGCCTCTGTGTAGCTCAAACTCGCCCCCAAAATGTTCCCTTCATCTCTTGTCTTGAGATAAGAAGGCTTGGTGCAAAAATGTACACTGGTATGGACGTTGACCGGCCCTTGCAGCTCATCGGGAGGTATGCCTATGGATCAAACAGTGTCGTGAG GTATCCAGATGATACCTATGATCGTGGCTGGCTTTTCATCAGTGATGAAACAAGCCTTGGGCTGACTACAATAACGAGCAGCTCCAACTTGATGACAACGAGACTGGTTGATCAACCACCGGCCGCTGTCCTGCGGCAGGCAGTTACGCCATCGTCGAGCTCCGCTTCCAAACTCGTCGTCCCCATCCTCATCACGTCAGCGGTGCCAGTTCCTCACTACGTCGTCTTCTATTTCTTGGAAGTATCGGATAATGGCAGCAGGGCCTTCACTTTCCTCATAGACGACAAGATTTTCTATAGCCAGTCAATATCCCCAAATAGAACGGTGCTGGAGATATACAACCCTAATGTCAACCTATCTGCTAGCTCTGTATTTACGCTGGTGAGAGACAATGGCTCTGCTTTACCTCCCAGCATCAACGCAGCTGAATTCTACAGGATCGGCGATTATTTCGTCAGTGGGACGGAGAGCTTGGAcg TGAAAGCGCTCGGTGAGTTTCAGAGGAGCTACGTGCAACTCCAGGCATGGAGCGGCGACCCTTGTCTTCCCATCGGCTATGCCTGGGATTGGATCAATTGCAGTTCTGATCCGGCGCCAAGAGTTACCGCACT GAAATTGAGCGGCTATGGGCTCACTGGTTCCCTTGCAGACTTCAGTGGCTTGACTGCTCTTCAAACGAT TGATTTGCATAATAACAGTTTGAGCGGTAACATTCCAGAATTTCTTGGCAAATTTACCTTTTTGACGGAATT GAACTTGGCTGATAATCAATTTAATGGCTCCGTGCCTTCATCATTGACCAGCAACTCAAAGATCCACCTAAA CATTTCTGGAAACAACTTGTCTGGAAACTCAAGTGACACtacaaacaagaagaagagtcaTGCAGGCATAATAGCTGGAGCAGTCATTGCCTCTTTCCTGTTTTTGCTGCTTGTGATTTTAGCTGTCTTTtgcattttcaagaagaaaccAAGCACTGCAGGTGAGTCGATCACAG GTGATGACCCCAAGCAACCGCATTTTGTAGAACCAAAGTTCAACCAGAGTTTTACTTATGCTGAGATACAGGAAATCACAAACAACTTTGAGAAACCCATTGGTGAAGGAGGATCTGGCAATGTTTACTATGGTCGACTCGCCAATGGCACCGAAGTTGCTGTCAAGGAGATAAAAGAATCACTCCCACGTGGCACGAAGGAATTTGTATCTGAG GTTGAGCTATTGATGACAGTTCATCATAAATGCCTAGTTTCCTTCGTTGGATACTGTAACGAAAGTGGAAAACTCATTCTCCTTTATGAGTATATGAGTGGTGGGAATCTAAGACAGCTGCTATCAG GAAGGGCTAGCACACCTGTAATTCTGACATGGGAGGCAAGACTTCAGATGGCACTGAACGTTGCAACAG GATTGGACTATTTACATTCGGGATGTCATCCTGCCATTATTCATAGGGatgtgaaaacaacaaatattctTTTGAATGGAAAAAAGGAGGCGAAAGTGGCAGATTTTGGCTTATCCAAGGCAGGCTCCAGAGATGACGTGACACATTTATCAACTGTAGTTGCTGGGACACCCGGATATATTGATCCTGA ATACTACAGTACGAACTTGGTCACCAAGAAAAGTGACGTGTATAGCTTCGGTGTGGTACTTTTTGAGTTGATGACTGGATGTCCTCCATTTTTTAATGTATCCGATGAGCGTTTTCATATAGTGCAATGGGCAACAGCAAGACTAGTTAGAGGGGACATACACAATGTTGCAGACCCAAAGCTGAGAGGGCAATACAATGTAAACTCCATGTGGAAAGTTGCAGACATAGCAATGTCGTGCACCTCCCAAGCTTCTCGTACGAGGCCCCACATGAGTGATGTTGTGAACCAACTGAGGGAGGCCGTTGAGGTAGAGACCTACCAACAGACGACTGATACCTCATTCACGGAGGTTCAACATTCGTCATCGTCTAACGAATTTTCCAGCTCAAGTATGGGAACTTCATACCTACCACCAGCAAGATAG
- the LOC116256153 gene encoding chalcone--flavanone isomerase-like — translation MAPLPSVSDLTVEEYVFPATVTPPESEKTLFLAGAGVRGLNIQGTFVKFTAIGVYVEAAAVDALRPKWASKSADDLETSEEFFKDIINGAFEKFTRITLIKPLRGEEYTSKVVENCVAIWKSAGIYTDAEAQAVEKLKEVFKEQVFPPGSSIAMKHSTTGSLTIAFSKDTSVPEKGVAVIENKALTLSFLESVIGKHGVSPAAKRSVAERISGLLKCAEA, via the exons ATGGCGCCATTACCCTCGGTTTCCGATCTCACGGTGGAAGAATACGTCTTTCCGGCGACGGTAACGCCGCCGGAATCAGAGAAGACTCTCTTCCTGGCTGGCGCAG GGGTGAGAGGGCTGAACATCCAGGGGACGTTCGTCAAGTTCACGGCTATCGGAGTCTACGTGGAAGCGGCGGCCGTTGACGCCCTCCGTCCCAAATGGGCGTCCAAATCCGCCGACGACCTCGAGACATCTGAAGAATTCTTCAAGGACATCATCAATG GGGCCTTTGAAAAGTTCACTAGGATCACATTGATCAAACCCTTACGTGGTGAAGAGTACACTTCCAAGGTGGTCGAGAACTGCGTTGCAATCTGGAAGTCTGCTGGGATCTACACTGATGCCGAGGCCCAGGCTGTTGAAAAACTCAAGGAGGTCTTCAAAGAACAAGTCTTCCCTCCTGGTTCCTCCATTGCCATGAAGCACTCGACCACCGGCTCCTTGACC ATTGCGTTCTCCAAGGACACTTCTGTGCCGGAAAAAGGGGTTGCAGTGATTGAGAACAAGGCACTAACGTTGTCCTTTTTGGAGTCAGTCATCGGGAAACACGGCGTATCTCCCGCAGCAAAGAGATCTGTAGCAGAGAGGATCTCTGGCCTGCTGAAGTGTGCTGAAGCATAG
- the LOC116256326 gene encoding chalcone--flavanone isomerase-like, with translation MAPLPSVSDLTVEEYFFPATVTPPESGKTLFLAGAGVRGLNIQGTFVKFTAIGVYVEAAAVDALRPKWAPKSVDDLETSEEFFKDIIDGDFEKFTRITFIKLLRGEEFTSKVVENCVAIWKSAGIYTDAEAQAAEKLKEVFKEQVFPPGSSIAMKHSTTGSLTIAFSKDTSVPENGVAVIENKALTLSFLESVIGKHGVSPAAKRSVAERISGLLK, from the exons ATGGCGCCATTACCCTCGGTTTCCGATCTAACGGTGGAAGAATACTTCTTTCCGGCGACCGTAACTCCGCCGGAATCTGGGAAGACTCTCTTCCTGGCTGGCGCAG GGGTGAGAGGGCTGAACATCCAGGGAACATTCGTTAAGTTCACGGCTATCGGAGTCTACGTGGAAGCGGCGGCTGTTGACGCCCTCCGTCCCAAATGGGCACCCAAATCCGTCGACGACCTCGAGACATCTGAAGAATTCTTCAAGGACATCATCGATG GGGACTTTGAAAAGTTCACTAGGATCACATTCATCAAGCTCTTACGTGGTGAAGAGTTCACTTCCAAGGTGGTCGAGAACTGCGTTGCAATCTGGAAGTCTGCCGGGATATACACTGATGCCGAGGCCCAGGCTGCTGAAAAACTCAAGGAGGTCTTCAAAGAACAAGTCTTCCCTCCTGGTTCCTCCATTGCCATGAAGCACTCGACCACCGGCTCCTTGACC ATTGCATTCTCCAAGGACACTTCTGTGCCGGAAAATGGGGTTGCAGTGATTGAGAACAAGGCACTAACGTTGTCCTTTTTGGAGTCAGTCATCGGGAAACACGGCGTATCTCCCGCAGCAAAGAGATCTGTAGCAGAGAGGATCTCTGGCCTGCTGAAGTGA
- the LOC116256152 gene encoding probable LRR receptor-like serine/threonine-protein kinase PAM74 isoform X2, whose protein sequence is MANFMRMLVVLPLFMALCVVSAYAQPLVSVDCGRTGTSVGYLGLTWSGDEQYVQTGQIGTIKIDKSTLIPPLATLRYFPTGKKNCYTFPGIGQGSKILIRAWFTYGNYDGLSSPPVFSLQFDGNSWSDVTTSLNSTAIAEMIYVTKVDNVSLCVAQTRPQNVPFISCLEIRRLGAKMYTGMDVDRPLQLIGRYAYGSNSVVRYPDDTYDRGWLFISDETSLGLTTITSSSNLMTTRLVDQPPAAVLRQAVTPSSSSASKLVVPILITSAVPVPHYVVFYFLEVSDNGSRAFTFLIDDKIFYSQSISPNRTVLEIYNPNVNLSASSVFTLVRDNGSALPPSINAAEFYRIGDYFVSGTESLDVKALGEFQRSYVQLQAWSGDPCLPIGYAWDWINCSSDPAPRVTALKLSGYGLTGSLADFSGLTALQTIDLHNNSLSGNIPEFLGKFTFLTELNLADNQFNGSVPSSLTSNSKIHLNISGNNLSGNSSDTTNKKKSHAGIIAGAVIASFLFLLLVILAVFCIFKKKPSTAGDDPKQPHFVEPKFNQSFTYAEIQEITNNFEKPIGEGGSGNVYYGRLANGTEVAVKEIKESLPRGTKEFVSEVELLMTVHHKCLVSFVGYCNESGKLILLYEYMSGGNLRQLLSGRASTPVILTWEARLQMALNVATGLDYLHSGCHPAIIHRDVKTTNILLNGKKEAKVADFGLSKAGSRDDVTHLSTVVAGTPGYIDPEYYSTNLVTKKSDVYSFGVVLFELMTGCPPFFNVSDERFHIVQWATARLVRGDIHNVADPKLRGQYNVNSMWKVADIAMSCTSQASRTRPHMSDVVNQLREAVEVETYQQTTDTSFTEVQHSSSSNEFSSSSMGTSYLPPAR, encoded by the exons ATGGCGAACTTCATGAGAATGCTGGTGGTGCTGCCTCTGTTCATGGCCCTCTGTGTTGTCTCCGCATATGCTCAGC CCCTTGTGAGTGTCGATTGTGGAAGAACTGGTACGTCTGTTGGTTACCTTGGCTTGACATGGTCTGGAGATGAGCAGTACGTACAGACCGGCCAAATCGGAACAATTAAGATCGACAAAAGTACCCTCATACCACCACTGGCCACACTCCGCTACTTCCCTACAGGAAAGAAGAACTGTTACACTTTCCCGGGCATCGGCCAGGGAAGCAAGATCCTCATTCGTGCCTGGTTTACCTATGGCAACTACGACGGCTTATCGTCTCCCCCTGTGTTCAGCCTCCAGTTTGACGGCAATTCTTGGAGCGACGTTACCACTTCTTTGAACAGCACAGCTATTGCCGAGATGATCTATGTCACCAAAGTTGATAATGTTAGCCTCTGTGTAGCTCAAACTCGCCCCCAAAATGTTCCCTTCATCTCTTGTCTTGAGATAAGAAGGCTTGGTGCAAAAATGTACACTGGTATGGACGTTGACCGGCCCTTGCAGCTCATCGGGAGGTATGCCTATGGATCAAACAGTGTCGTGAG GTATCCAGATGATACCTATGATCGTGGCTGGCTTTTCATCAGTGATGAAACAAGCCTTGGGCTGACTACAATAACGAGCAGCTCCAACTTGATGACAACGAGACTGGTTGATCAACCACCGGCCGCTGTCCTGCGGCAGGCAGTTACGCCATCGTCGAGCTCCGCTTCCAAACTCGTCGTCCCCATCCTCATCACGTCAGCGGTGCCAGTTCCTCACTACGTCGTCTTCTATTTCTTGGAAGTATCGGATAATGGCAGCAGGGCCTTCACTTTCCTCATAGACGACAAGATTTTCTATAGCCAGTCAATATCCCCAAATAGAACGGTGCTGGAGATATACAACCCTAATGTCAACCTATCTGCTAGCTCTGTATTTACGCTGGTGAGAGACAATGGCTCTGCTTTACCTCCCAGCATCAACGCAGCTGAATTCTACAGGATCGGCGATTATTTCGTCAGTGGGACGGAGAGCTTGGAcg TGAAAGCGCTCGGTGAGTTTCAGAGGAGCTACGTGCAACTCCAGGCATGGAGCGGCGACCCTTGTCTTCCCATCGGCTATGCCTGGGATTGGATCAATTGCAGTTCTGATCCGGCGCCAAGAGTTACCGCACT GAAATTGAGCGGCTATGGGCTCACTGGTTCCCTTGCAGACTTCAGTGGCTTGACTGCTCTTCAAACGAT TGATTTGCATAATAACAGTTTGAGCGGTAACATTCCAGAATTTCTTGGCAAATTTACCTTTTTGACGGAATT GAACTTGGCTGATAATCAATTTAATGGCTCCGTGCCTTCATCATTGACCAGCAACTCAAAGATCCACCTAAA CATTTCTGGAAACAACTTGTCTGGAAACTCAAGTGACACtacaaacaagaagaagagtcaTGCAGGCATAATAGCTGGAGCAGTCATTGCCTCTTTCCTGTTTTTGCTGCTTGTGATTTTAGCTGTCTTTtgcattttcaagaagaaaccAAGCACTGCAG GTGATGACCCCAAGCAACCGCATTTTGTAGAACCAAAGTTCAACCAGAGTTTTACTTATGCTGAGATACAGGAAATCACAAACAACTTTGAGAAACCCATTGGTGAAGGAGGATCTGGCAATGTTTACTATGGTCGACTCGCCAATGGCACCGAAGTTGCTGTCAAGGAGATAAAAGAATCACTCCCACGTGGCACGAAGGAATTTGTATCTGAG GTTGAGCTATTGATGACAGTTCATCATAAATGCCTAGTTTCCTTCGTTGGATACTGTAACGAAAGTGGAAAACTCATTCTCCTTTATGAGTATATGAGTGGTGGGAATCTAAGACAGCTGCTATCAG GAAGGGCTAGCACACCTGTAATTCTGACATGGGAGGCAAGACTTCAGATGGCACTGAACGTTGCAACAG GATTGGACTATTTACATTCGGGATGTCATCCTGCCATTATTCATAGGGatgtgaaaacaacaaatattctTTTGAATGGAAAAAAGGAGGCGAAAGTGGCAGATTTTGGCTTATCCAAGGCAGGCTCCAGAGATGACGTGACACATTTATCAACTGTAGTTGCTGGGACACCCGGATATATTGATCCTGA ATACTACAGTACGAACTTGGTCACCAAGAAAAGTGACGTGTATAGCTTCGGTGTGGTACTTTTTGAGTTGATGACTGGATGTCCTCCATTTTTTAATGTATCCGATGAGCGTTTTCATATAGTGCAATGGGCAACAGCAAGACTAGTTAGAGGGGACATACACAATGTTGCAGACCCAAAGCTGAGAGGGCAATACAATGTAAACTCCATGTGGAAAGTTGCAGACATAGCAATGTCGTGCACCTCCCAAGCTTCTCGTACGAGGCCCCACATGAGTGATGTTGTGAACCAACTGAGGGAGGCCGTTGAGGTAGAGACCTACCAACAGACGACTGATACCTCATTCACGGAGGTTCAACATTCGTCATCGTCTAACGAATTTTCCAGCTCAAGTATGGGAACTTCATACCTACCACCAGCAAGATAG